Below is a genomic region from Burkholderia pseudomultivorans.
TCGGTCACGAGCTTGCCCATCAGCCGGTATTCCCAGTACGGGAACAGCCGGCTCGCCGCGATCGCGATCATGCAGCCGACCACGGTGTCGATCGCGCGCTCGCCGATGATGCGCATGTTGCCCGGCGCGAGCAGGTGGAACATCAGCAGCACGTACGACGAGGTGAACACGACGCTCGCCGCGTAATTGAACAGCAGCAGGCTGTAGCTCATCACCATCGAGCCGAACATCATCGCGATCAGCAGGTGCGAATCCTTGACCGTGTAGATCAGCGCGAGGCTCGCCGCGCAGCCGATCAGCGTGCCGATGATCCGCTGCGCGTTGCGCTGTTTGGTCAGCGAGTAGCCGGGCTTCAGGATGATGATGCTGGTCATCACGATCCAGTACGCGTTCGTGAGCGGCAGCAGCCGGCCGAGCCAGAAGCCGACCGCCACCGCGATCGTCACGCGCAGCGCGTGGCGAAAGCTCGGCGAGCGCATGTTCAGGTTCGAGAAGATCAGCAGCGGCGACATCCGGCGGCGCTGCAGGAAGCGCGTGAGCGCCTTGTCGATCTTCAGTTCGGTCTGCTGCGGGTCGGCGTGGCCGGACAGGTTGCGCCTCATCCGGTCGATCATGCGCGTCGCGCTCCAGATGCGCCGGAAGGTCGCCAGCACGGCTGCATACGCTTCCGCGTTGGTGGCCGGGAAGTTCTTCTTGCGCATCAGTTCGATCTCGTACTCGATCGCGCGCAGCTCGGCCTTCACGCTGATGCGCGAATGCGGCGCGCGGTTCTCGAGCACCGCGAGGCCGATCTCCTCGAGATCGGCGGCCGCCTTGCCGAGCAGGTCGCGGTAGAAGATGATCAGGTCCGAGCCGCCGAAGGTGTTGCGCACGAGCGGGTAGTCGGTGTGCGCGCCGACGAACAGCTCGTGCAGGTCGACGCTGTTGATGAACAGGTTGTACATCGTCGTGCGGCCCGGGTCGAGCTTGCCGCGGCGCAGCTTCGGCAGGTTGCGCAGCACGATGTCGCGCGCGGTTTCCTGCGTTTCGACTGCGGTGATCTGCTTCGCAACGAGGTTGCGGTAGCACTCGTCGAGATCGGCGTCGAGATCGTAGAACTGCGCGCGCGCGAGCAGGTAGTCGGCGCAGGCGAACAGGCTTTCGGCCAGCGCCTGCTGCTCGATGCGGCGCGCCTGCCATTGCGACACGAGCGTCGCCCAGTACGTGTACCAGAGGCCGCCCGCGAGAATCCAGCCGGCGTTGACGAACGCCTGCAGCGGCGTGAGCTTCTCCTCGAGCGTCATCACCATCATGAACAGCGTCGCGAAGCTGATCTGCGGCCAGCGGTTGCCGTAGACGACGATCAGCGACAGCACGAACGTGAGCGGCACGATCGTCAGCCACAGCGCGAAGATGTTCGGCGTCGCGAGGCCCGTCGCGAGCGCGGCGAGGCCGCCGATCACGCTGCACGCGAGCATTTCGTTGTGCTTGTACTTGAGCGGGCCCGGCATGTCGACGACGCACGCGCCGAGCGCGCCCGTCGAGATCGTGAAGCCGAGATCCCGGTTGTGAAACACGATCAGGCACAGCACGGCCGGCAGCGACACGCCGACCGCGATCCGCAGCCCGCCGAAAAAGTACTGACTGTAGAAAAACTTTCTGATTTCGACCGAATAGCGCATCGATGGGCTGAATGGCTGACGAAGACGCCCGGGGGCGGCGGTTTGACTGGCGACGAGTCTATCGTATTTCGCGGCCCGCAAAACCCGGCCTTCCGGACGATGCTCGCCGCGACGGTCCTTTTGCTATCCTTGGGGAACCCGTTCGCCCGGCACGGCCGGCGCGAGGTTCCAACACCCGCTTCATGCTCCAGCTCTTCTATTCGAATCGCCACGAAACGCTGGCCGACGCGCTGCTCGACGATCTGGCCGCGTTCCCGGCCCGCAACGGCCCGTGGGCGCCGCAGCAGATCATCGTGCCGAGCGCGGCGCTGCGGCGTCGGCTCGAACTCGACATCGCCGCGCGCCACGGCGTGTGCGCGAACGTCGAGTTCACGTATCTCGCGCAATGGCTGTGGACGCAGATCGGCCGCGTGCTGACGGTGCCCGCTCGCTCGCCGTTCGCGCCCGACCGCCTCGTGTGGCGCTGCTACCGGCTGTTCGCGCAGGCGGCCGACGGCGCGCCGTGGCTCGCGTCGCCGCGGCTCGCTGCCTATCTGTCCGCGTCCGACGACGCGATGCGCTACGAGCTCGCGCACCGCGTCGCGACCGTGCTCGATCACTACCTGACCTATCGGCCCGAATGGCTCGCCGCGTGGCAGGCCGGCGAGTCGGTGCTGGCCGGCGACGCCGCGCCGCGCGGGATCGGCGATGCCGCGCGCGACGACGAGCGCTGGCAGGCCGCGCTGTGGCGCGCGCTGCTCGCGGAGCTGAGCGACAGCGGCACGCCGCCCGCGCATCGCTTCCTCGCCGACGCGCGCCATCTCGATGCCGACGCGATCGCGCGGATCGACTGGCCCGAATCGGTCAGCGTGTTCGCGCTGCCGACGATGCCGCCCTTGCACATCGCGCTGCTGCGCGAGCTGTCGCGCTGGATCGACGTGCGCGTCTATGCGCTGAACCCGTGCCGCGAATTCTGGTTCGACATCGTGACCGCCGCGCATGCCGAGGCGCTCGATGCGGCCGGCCGGCTCGACTATCAGGAAGTCGGCCATCCGCTGCTGGCCGAGTGGGGCCGGCAGACGCAGGCGCAGCTGCACATGCTGCACGAGCTTACCGAAAGCGCGGCGCTCGGCGATGCATCGCGGTTTGTCGAGAATCCCGCGCCGACCTGGCTCGCGCGCGTGCAGAACGCGATCCTCGAACTGCAACCGGAGGCCGAACTCGGCGTGCCGCCGGCCGAGCGCGGCATCGAGGTGCATGTGTGCCACAGCCTCGCGCGCCAGCTCGAAGTGCTGCACGACCGCCTGCTCGCATGGTTCGACGCGGACCCGAGCCTGCAGCCGTCCGACGTGCTGGTCGCGGTCGCCGATCTCGCGGCGGCCGGGCCGCTGATCGACGCAGTGTTCGGCACGGCCGGCGCCGGCGGCGCGCGCGTGCCTTACCGGATCACCGGCCTGCCGCCGTCGCAGGCGAACCCGGTCGCGCGCGTGCTGCTCGACTGGCTCGCGCTGCCGGACCGGCAGGTCGGCGCGCCGGAACTGGTCGAATGGCTGCGCGTCGATGCGGTGGCGGCCCGCTACGGGATCGACGCGAACGCGCTCGAGACGGTGCAGACCTGGCTCGCGGCGGCCGGCGCGCGGCGCGGGCTCGCGCCGGTCGCGCACGATGACGCGGCCGTGCCGGCGCCGCGCCATACGTTCGCCGATGCGCTCGCGCGGCTGTTTCTCGGCTATGCGATGCCCGACGGCGCCGCGCCGGTCGGCGCGTGGCTGCCGATCGAGGCGGCCACCGGCAGCGAGGCCGAGCTGCTCGGCCGGCTCGCGCGCTTCACCGACGATCTCGACGGCTTTGCGCGGCGGCTGGCCGACGCGCACACGCCGCGCGCGTGGAGCGAACTGTTCGCCGACACGCTCGCGCGCTTCTTCGACTCGGGCGCGGCCTACGCGGACGCGCTCGCGGGCGTGCGCGACGCGCTCGACGCGATGCTGGCCGCGATGACCGAAGGCGCGGCCGACGAGGCGCTGCCGGCCGCCGTCGTGCGCGCGGGCCTCGCCGCCGCGCTCGACGATCCCGCGCGCGGCGGCGTGCCGTGGGGCGGCGTCACGTTCTCGTCGCTGACGAGCCTGCGCGGGCTGCCGTATCGCGTCGTGTGCCTGCTCGGCATGGACGACGGCGTGCTGCCGAGCCTCGCGCGCGCCGACGAATTCGACCTGATGGCCGTCTTGCCGAAGCTCGGCGATCGTCAGCGCCGCGACGACGAGCGCAACCTGTTCCTCGACCTGCTGCTGGCCGCGCGCGACCGGCTGCTGATCGCGTACACGGGCCGCAGCATTCGCGACAACGCGCCGCTGCCGCCCGCGGCGCTCGTCGACGAACTGCTCGACCATCTCGCGCTCGTCACGGCCGAGCCCGACGCCGCGCCGGATGCGGTCGATGCCGCGCGCCGCGCGTTCATCGTCGAGCATCCGCTGCAGCCGTTCGCGGCCGCGTATTTCCGGCCCGACAGCGCGCTGGTGTCGTACGACGCCGAACGCGCGACGCTCGCGTCGCTGCTGGCCGCCGACGCATCGCGCGACGGGCCGCGCGAGCAGCCGTTCTTCGCGCAGCCGCTGCCGCCCGAACCGGTCGAGCCGGTCGCGTTCAGCGAGTTCGAACGTTTCTGGCGCCACCCCGCGCGCGCGTTGCTGCGCGCGCGCCTCGGCATCGTGCTGGCCGATGCGCAGGCCGAACTGCTCGATACCGAGCCGTTCGCGCTCGACTTCGCGGGCAGCGACGCGCTCGCCGCGCGCGTGCTGCCGCTGCTGATCGAATCGGACGAAGCGCGCGCGCACGACCACGCGCTGCGCATCGCGGACGCGAGCCCCGAGCTGCCGGGCGGCGCGACCGGCGCCGTGTGGCGCGACCAGGCGCTCGGCTCGCTGTCGCAGCTTGCGTCGAGCGTGCGCCGCGCGCTGGCCGACGGCACCGAGCGGCGGCCGTTCGCGCTCGACATCATGCCGGCATGGCCGGACACCGGGCAGGCGCTGTTCGGCGCCGACGACGCGGCGCTGTCGCGCGACGCGCTGGGTGCGCCGCTCGAACTGCACGGCACGCTGAACCGGCTGACGCCGGCCGGGCAGATCATCTATCGCTATGCGCGGCCGAGCGCACGCGACTATTTGTCCGCGTGGCTCGCGCATCTCGTCTACTGCGCGATCGACCCCGACGGGCCGCGCCGCACGCTGTGGTTCGGCAGCGGCGGCGCGTTCGAGCTGACGCCGGTCGCGGCGCCGCTCGATCAGCTCGCGCCGCTGGCCGCGCTGTTTCGCGCCGGGCGGCGCATGCCGCTGCGCTTCTTTCCGCGCAGCGCATGGGCGTGCGTCTCCGACGGCGAAGCGAAGGCCGCGAGCGTGTGGATCAACGAGCGCGTCGTCAGCGAGGCCGACGATCCGGCAATCGCGATCGCATGGCGCGGCGCGCATCCGTCGCTCGACGAGCCGTTCGGCACGCTGGCGCGGCTCGTGTTCGAGCCGCTCGTCGACCATCTGAAGGAGCTCGCATGAGTGCCGTCACGCAGCCGCAGGCGGCGCTCGAACTCGATGTATTCGCGTGTCCGCTCGACGGCGTCAACCAGATCGAGGCGTCGGCCGGCACCGGCAAGACCTGGAACATCTGCGCGCTCTACGTGCGCCTGCTGCTCGAAAAGGACCTCGGCGCGGACCAGATTCTCGTTGTGACCTTCACGAAGGCGGCGACTGCCGAACTGCACGAACGGATCCGCGGGCGGCTCGCGCAGCTCGCGCACGCGCTCGAGACCGGCGACGACGGCGGCGATCCGTTCATCGTCCGGCTGCTCGACACGACGCTCGGCGACGACGGCGCGCTCGACCCGGAGACGGCCGCGAAGCGGATCCGCCGCGCGCTGCGCGCGTTCGACCAGGCCGCGATCCATACGATCCACGCGTTCTGCCAGCGCGCGCTGCAGGAAGCGCCGTTCGCGGCCGCGATGCCGTTCGCGTTCGACATGGAAGCGGACGATGCGGCGCTGCGCTTCGAGCTGGCCGCGGATTTCTGGCGCACGCGCGTCGAGCCAATGGCCGCGCGCTGGCCCGGTTTCGCGGGCTGGCTCGTCGAATCGGGCGCCGGGCCCGCCGCGCTCGACGCGCAGCTGGCGCGCCGGTTGAAGAAGCCGCTCGCCGCGCTGCGCTGGGACGGCGTGACCGAACCGGACGATGCGGCCGAAGCCGCCGCCGCCGAATGCTTTGCCGAGGCGGCGCGGCTGTGGGCCGCCGAGCGCGACGCGATCGACGCGCTGCTGCGCACCGCGCAGCCGGTGCTGAACCAGCGTTCGCACAAGCCCGACGCGGTGGCCGATGCACTCGGCGCGTGGACTGCGCATTTCGCGC
It encodes:
- a CDS encoding FUSC family protein; translated protein: MRYSVEIRKFFYSQYFFGGLRIAVGVSLPAVLCLIVFHNRDLGFTISTGALGACVVDMPGPLKYKHNEMLACSVIGGLAALATGLATPNIFALWLTIVPLTFVLSLIVVYGNRWPQISFATLFMMVMTLEEKLTPLQAFVNAGWILAGGLWYTYWATLVSQWQARRIEQQALAESLFACADYLLARAQFYDLDADLDECYRNLVAKQITAVETQETARDIVLRNLPKLRRGKLDPGRTTMYNLFINSVDLHELFVGAHTDYPLVRNTFGGSDLIIFYRDLLGKAAADLEEIGLAVLENRAPHSRISVKAELRAIEYEIELMRKKNFPATNAEAYAAVLATFRRIWSATRMIDRMRRNLSGHADPQQTELKIDKALTRFLQRRRMSPLLIFSNLNMRSPSFRHALRVTIAVAVGFWLGRLLPLTNAYWIVMTSIIILKPGYSLTKQRNAQRIIGTLIGCAASLALIYTVKDSHLLIAMMFGSMVMSYSLLLFNYAASVVFTSSYVLLMFHLLAPGNMRIIGERAIDTVVGCMIAIAASRLFPYWEYRLMGKLVTDMLTSTRKYFEAVWRAGRGASPPPVPVADGAAVVPGVAAAIEAPATSLDDDYRYRLARKDVNIAFANLGQAFQRMMIEPKAHQRFVPELNDLLVQTHVLGAQITAAAPLIRSACAADGSVLPDDALHRGLAAVLDNLEKAEAGEPPPADQLEATRQITRDLDAMVVSAEKSDAVGAELTHDLKVLAHQCKQMLASSLLIRKDASVIRLPA
- the recC gene encoding exodeoxyribonuclease V subunit gamma yields the protein MLQLFYSNRHETLADALLDDLAAFPARNGPWAPQQIIVPSAALRRRLELDIAARHGVCANVEFTYLAQWLWTQIGRVLTVPARSPFAPDRLVWRCYRLFAQAADGAPWLASPRLAAYLSASDDAMRYELAHRVATVLDHYLTYRPEWLAAWQAGESVLAGDAAPRGIGDAARDDERWQAALWRALLAELSDSGTPPAHRFLADARHLDADAIARIDWPESVSVFALPTMPPLHIALLRELSRWIDVRVYALNPCREFWFDIVTAAHAEALDAAGRLDYQEVGHPLLAEWGRQTQAQLHMLHELTESAALGDASRFVENPAPTWLARVQNAILELQPEAELGVPPAERGIEVHVCHSLARQLEVLHDRLLAWFDADPSLQPSDVLVAVADLAAAGPLIDAVFGTAGAGGARVPYRITGLPPSQANPVARVLLDWLALPDRQVGAPELVEWLRVDAVAARYGIDANALETVQTWLAAAGARRGLAPVAHDDAAVPAPRHTFADALARLFLGYAMPDGAAPVGAWLPIEAATGSEAELLGRLARFTDDLDGFARRLADAHTPRAWSELFADTLARFFDSGAAYADALAGVRDALDAMLAAMTEGAADEALPAAVVRAGLAAALDDPARGGVPWGGVTFSSLTSLRGLPYRVVCLLGMDDGVLPSLARADEFDLMAVLPKLGDRQRRDDERNLFLDLLLAARDRLLIAYTGRSIRDNAPLPPAALVDELLDHLALVTAEPDAAPDAVDAARRAFIVEHPLQPFAAAYFRPDSALVSYDAERATLASLLAADASRDGPREQPFFAQPLPPEPVEPVAFSEFERFWRHPARALLRARLGIVLADAQAELLDTEPFALDFAGSDALAARVLPLLIESDEARAHDHALRIADASPELPGGATGAVWRDQALGSLSQLASSVRRALADGTERRPFALDIMPAWPDTGQALFGADDAALSRDALGAPLELHGTLNRLTPAGQIIYRYARPSARDYLSAWLAHLVYCAIDPDGPRRTLWFGSGGAFELTPVAAPLDQLAPLAALFRAGRRMPLRFFPRSAWACVSDGEAKAASVWINERVVSEADDPAIAIAWRGAHPSLDEPFGTLARLVFEPLVDHLKELA